One Ranitomeya imitator isolate aRanImi1 chromosome 1, aRanImi1.pri, whole genome shotgun sequence DNA window includes the following coding sequences:
- the SERPINA10 gene encoding protein Z-dependent protease inhibitor isoform X1 has translation MTGHSVMRRALVFALVGVCLAHWDPKSQKDNEDDDRSLRITDHLQDGFPQHLDHLDRSQNSSDLLDSSQNRTDHLDGFQSRTYHLNGSQSHKDHLDGSQKCIDHLDRSQRRMDPLNRSPLRLDHLRDFSNGTSDFSVIQISQMNSNFGFNLYRKLANKHDHNIFFSPLSISFNLASLMVGSRGDSYDELLTGLNWEALKTSKRPDQLPNLLKELRDGIRRSDGYDVELGSLSFVHHLFTLHDQFINETRDYFDMEYRSLDFHNQDAKNIIKDFIIKKSKGKVTELMDEIDPQTKMILLDFISFKGKWQVPFNPDSTTTNSFFVNKYNSVKVPMMYKTDKVASMTDKSLSCTVLNLPYRGGAHMLVVMPVKGGDFDVLEDKLSMKLVTTWLEKMKTRKTDVFFPKFRMDLKYKLKSTLEEMGIRDVFTGKANFTGMTDERNLKLSEITQRAVIDVDEIGTESVAFTGTEMVAFSLPYTIRVNHPFMFMIFNENYKSLLFIGRVNNPSES, from the exons ATGACAG GACACTCAGTGATGAGACGGGCACTGGTCTTCGCTCTTGTCGGGGTTTGCCTGGCTCATTGGGATCCCAAATCACAGAAGGACAATGAGGACGATGACAGATCACTTCGGATCACCGATCATCTTCAAGATGGATTTCCTCAGCACTTGGATCATCTTGATAGATCTCAGAATAGCTCAGATCTTCTAGATAGTTCTCAGAATCGCACGGATCATCTCGATGGATTTCAGAGCCGCACGTATCATCTCAATGGATCTCAGAGCCACAAGGATCATCTTGATGGATCTCAGAAGTGCATAGATCATCTTGACAGATCTCAGAGACGCATGGATCCTCTGAACAGATCTCCTCTACGCTTGGATCATCTTCGGGACTTCTCCAATGGCACAAGCGATTTTTCTGTGATACAGATCTCACAGATGAACAGTAACTTTGGATTCAACCTGTACCGAAAATTAGCCAACAAGCACGACCACAACATCTTCTTCTCCCCGCTCAGTATCTCATTCAATCTCGCGTCATTAATGGTTGGGAGCCGAGGAGATAGCTACGACGAGCTCCTGACTGGTCTTAACTGGGAAGCCCTGAAGACCAGTAAACGCCCCGACCAGTTACCGAACTTGCTGAAGGAGCTCAGAGATGGAATCAGGAGAAGTGATGGCTATGACGTGGAGCTGGGCAGTCTCTCCTTCGTCCACCATCTTTTCACCCTCCACGATCAGTTCATCAATGAGACCAGGGACTATTTCGACATGGAGTACCGGAGCCTCGACTTTCACAACCAGGATGCCAAAAACATCATCAAAGACTTTATAATCAAAAAGTCAAAGGGCAAAGTGACCGAACTCATGGATGAGATTGACCCGCAGACCAAGATGATCCTTCTAGACTTCATCTCATTTAAAG GTAAATGGCAAGTTCCCTTTAATCCGGACTCGACCACGACCAATTCCTTCTTTGTGAACAAGTACAATTCGGTGAAAGTGCCGATGATGTACAAGACAGATAAAGTGGCCTCCATGACTGACAAGTCGCTGTCCTGTACGGTGCTGAACCTCCCATACAGAGGGGGCGCTCACATGCTGGTCGTCATGCCGGTAAAGGGAGGAGACTTCGACGTATTAGAAGACAAATTATCAATGAAGCTCGTTACGACCTGGCTGGAGAAAATGAAGACCAG AAAAACCGATGTTTTCTTTCCAAAATTCCGAATGGACCTGAAGTATAAGCTGAAGTCCACCCTTGAGGAGATGGGCATCAGGGACGTCTTTACTGGGAAGGCGAATTTCACCGGTATGACCGACGAGAGGAACCTGAAACTTTCTGAG ATTACCCAGAGAGCAGTGATAGATGTCGACGAGATCGGGACGGAATCTGTGGCCTTCACTGGAACGGAAATGGTGGCCTTCTCCCTGCCCTACACAATCCGCGTGAACCATCCCTTCATGTTCATGATCTTCAACGAAAACTACAAATCGCTGCTGTTTATCGGAAGAGTGAACAACCCCTCCGAATCCTAG
- the SERPINA10 gene encoding protein Z-dependent protease inhibitor isoform X2, whose protein sequence is MHFLYFDLGHSVMRRALVFALVGVCLAHWDPKSQKDNEDDDRSLRITDHLQDGFPQHLDHLDRSQNSSDLLDSSQNRTDHLDGFQSRTYHLNGSQSHKDHLDGSQKCIDHLDRSQRRMDPLNRSPLRLDHLRDFSNGTSDFSVIQISQMNSNFGFNLYRKLANKHDHNIFFSPLSISFNLASLMVGSRGDSYDELLTGLNWEALKTSKRPDQLPNLLKELRDGIRRSDGYDVELGSLSFVHHLFTLHDQFINETRDYFDMEYRSLDFHNQDAKNIIKDFIIKKSKGKVTELMDEIDPQTKMILLDFISFKGKWQVPFNPDSTTTNSFFVNKYNSVKVPMMYKTDKVASMTDKSLSCTVLNLPYRGGAHMLVVMPVKGGDFDVLEDKLSMKLVTTWLEKMKTRKTDVFFPKFRMDLKYKLKSTLEEMGIRDVFTGKANFTGMTDERNLKLSEITQRAVIDVDEIGTESVAFTGTEMVAFSLPYTIRVNHPFMFMIFNENYKSLLFIGRVNNPSES, encoded by the exons ATGCATTTCTTGTATTTTGATTTAGGACACTCAGTGATGAGACGGGCACTGGTCTTCGCTCTTGTCGGGGTTTGCCTGGCTCATTGGGATCCCAAATCACAGAAGGACAATGAGGACGATGACAGATCACTTCGGATCACCGATCATCTTCAAGATGGATTTCCTCAGCACTTGGATCATCTTGATAGATCTCAGAATAGCTCAGATCTTCTAGATAGTTCTCAGAATCGCACGGATCATCTCGATGGATTTCAGAGCCGCACGTATCATCTCAATGGATCTCAGAGCCACAAGGATCATCTTGATGGATCTCAGAAGTGCATAGATCATCTTGACAGATCTCAGAGACGCATGGATCCTCTGAACAGATCTCCTCTACGCTTGGATCATCTTCGGGACTTCTCCAATGGCACAAGCGATTTTTCTGTGATACAGATCTCACAGATGAACAGTAACTTTGGATTCAACCTGTACCGAAAATTAGCCAACAAGCACGACCACAACATCTTCTTCTCCCCGCTCAGTATCTCATTCAATCTCGCGTCATTAATGGTTGGGAGCCGAGGAGATAGCTACGACGAGCTCCTGACTGGTCTTAACTGGGAAGCCCTGAAGACCAGTAAACGCCCCGACCAGTTACCGAACTTGCTGAAGGAGCTCAGAGATGGAATCAGGAGAAGTGATGGCTATGACGTGGAGCTGGGCAGTCTCTCCTTCGTCCACCATCTTTTCACCCTCCACGATCAGTTCATCAATGAGACCAGGGACTATTTCGACATGGAGTACCGGAGCCTCGACTTTCACAACCAGGATGCCAAAAACATCATCAAAGACTTTATAATCAAAAAGTCAAAGGGCAAAGTGACCGAACTCATGGATGAGATTGACCCGCAGACCAAGATGATCCTTCTAGACTTCATCTCATTTAAAG GTAAATGGCAAGTTCCCTTTAATCCGGACTCGACCACGACCAATTCCTTCTTTGTGAACAAGTACAATTCGGTGAAAGTGCCGATGATGTACAAGACAGATAAAGTGGCCTCCATGACTGACAAGTCGCTGTCCTGTACGGTGCTGAACCTCCCATACAGAGGGGGCGCTCACATGCTGGTCGTCATGCCGGTAAAGGGAGGAGACTTCGACGTATTAGAAGACAAATTATCAATGAAGCTCGTTACGACCTGGCTGGAGAAAATGAAGACCAG AAAAACCGATGTTTTCTTTCCAAAATTCCGAATGGACCTGAAGTATAAGCTGAAGTCCACCCTTGAGGAGATGGGCATCAGGGACGTCTTTACTGGGAAGGCGAATTTCACCGGTATGACCGACGAGAGGAACCTGAAACTTTCTGAG ATTACCCAGAGAGCAGTGATAGATGTCGACGAGATCGGGACGGAATCTGTGGCCTTCACTGGAACGGAAATGGTGGCCTTCTCCCTGCCCTACACAATCCGCGTGAACCATCCCTTCATGTTCATGATCTTCAACGAAAACTACAAATCGCTGCTGTTTATCGGAAGAGTGAACAACCCCTCCGAATCCTAG